The window AGCATCCCTAAAGGTATGGAGGTTATCAACGTGAGGCCCAGCGCATAAGATGCAAGGAGAAATGTTCGAGACATCCTGTTGAGCATTATTTCGCTTACCGGCTGTCTGAAATGGTAAGAGTCTCCCATATCCCCTCTTATCAGTCCAGACAACCATCCTGCATACTGAAACAAAAAAGGTTGATTTAAACCCATTTCTTCTCTTGTTCGTTCCAGCGCTTCCTCTGATGGAACCATATCCATTGCCATCAGCCTTCTTTCTGCCGGATCTCCGGGGCTAAAGTATGAGAGTGTAAAGGTTATGAAAGAGGCACACAGTAAAACTACAAACATCTGAAATAGTTTGACTAAAAATTCTTTATTCACGTATTAACGCCTCCACTTTCGATAGCGCATATCATTTGCAATTAATTTCATCACGCCTTGCCCTAGTTGTCACCTTGTTTTCTGTGCAAATAAAAAACCTTTTCCAGTTTTAGGAAAAGGTTGCAATTACTCTCTATACCTCGCATTCATGTTTAACTCACTGCCGAAGTTTTTTGAGTAGTTGTCTCCTTTCCATCATCCGTGGAAAATTTGGAGTGCTTTACGGCAGGTCTCCTGGCTTAGCCTCATCGCATAGATATCACCTTCCCATCGCTTACAAAGCAACAGTGGTTTAAATATCTTACTCAGCATTACAGTGGCGGGACCGCGCAGGATTTTCACCTGCTTCCCTTTTGCCTGTTAAAAAACAGACACCGTAAAACATACTTAAATGTAACGAGAATTGTATCATAGTCTTGAAAAAAAGTAAACGTTGATAACACTTCTCATTCAAAAGTGTTTATGCTATACTTTTTAAGGGTTATGCTCTTTCGAAAAGCATGAACACGACATACTTAATTGGAGGTTTTGATGAGCTGTCATAAAAATGTCGCCATTCTTGTCAGTCAAAAATATGCTGCGAAGTACCACCCAGACGACTTAGCTCTTAAGGAACGTCTGGAAACTTTTGGTTGTACCGTTTCTATTGTTCCATGGGATGATCAACGTATTCTTTACTCAAAGTTTGACACCGCAATTGTTCGATCATGCTGGGATTATCAGCACCGACTTTCGGAATTTATTCAGCAAATGAAGGCCATCGAACAGCAATGCCACCTCGTAAACCAAAGTTCCATCATTATTTGGAACAGTGACAAGCTCTACCTTAAATGGCTTTCAGACAATGGTGTTCCTACTGTGCCGAGTTTTTTTGTGGATTATCCCGAAAGCCTGACGCCATCTTCTTTGAATTTTTCTGCAGAGAAACTGGTGATCAAGCCTTCCATTGGTGCCAGTGGCCACCACACCTATTTGGTCAACGCCAGAGATTTTAATTCCATCCAATACCATTTGAATCATTCGCTTCACAGCAAGGCAGCTGTGATACAGCCATTTGTTCAAAGTATTCAGGAAGTAGGCGAGCGTTCAGCTGTTATTATTGATGGAGAGCCGGTTTTTGTGATGAAAAAAACACCAGCTAAAGATGGTTTTTTAGTTCATGAGCACTGGGGCGGTACTTATCAGGAAACACTTTTGTCCCAGACCGATCATCGGTTTTTAGATCATCTGATGAATGTTCTCAATCCACTTCCCTTATTCATGCGAGTAGACTTTTTATATGACACGGAAGGTAACCCCATGCTGCTTGAACTTGAAATGATTGAACCCAATCTTTATTTATCCCGAAATCCCATAGGGCTGAATAAGCTTAGCCATGCTCTTATTCGGTAAGAATTTTCCCTTTATTCTCCCAATGCAGTTTCCGCTTCATTGCGCAATGCAGCAAAGCCAGTTTTTCTTTTCTTCAAGTTTTATTCTGACATTTTGAAATCCAGCTTTCATGAGCCATTTTGTCAATTTCTCCGGTGAAGGAATTACCATCTTTCCCTCATCTATTCTTTTCTGATTGTAATTTTTGGCCCATTCAACGCAGTCCTCGGAGTAATCGATACCAAAAATCTTGCCGAAGGAAGATGCCATCGCCAGTTTTTCCAGGGTGCGTCCACCTCCACAACCTGCATCCAACAGTGCTCCTTCCCTGGGGATGGAAACCATCTTCAGACCCCAGTCCGTTATTTCGGAGTGGCTCTCATTCATTCTAAATACGATTTTTTTACCCTCGGCTCCAGTAGGTTTACGGCACTGATTGAGTGTTTCTTTAATCGCATCTTCTTTTGCCATTTTCAGATACCTCCTTTTCCTCAGTTTTTGAAATATTCGCGATGTTGTTGCAATCCCCTTATTATAATTCAATTATAATTGAAATTCAATTTCATTTTGATTTAATTTCTTTTTTTCCTTGAGTTCTGAAATCCATGAATTTCAGGGATTCTCCCAGGCGCAACAGATTATCAATTCTGGCACACCCTGGATTTTGTTGAATTATGTTTCTTGACAGGCAACTCATTATCTTGACTTTGACAGCAAAAAAGCAAAAAAAGCCCTGGGCCTAGTTTCGACATTTGAAGGTTTCTTCAATCCGCCAAAGATCCTGATACTTTTGAATGATTTCATTATCGGCTAAATGCAGCTCACTAGTCACGATCGAATAGTTTTGATTTCTACCACTCTATCCTTTAGCGAAGCCAGTGGTTGAGAAAGAATAGTGGTTGAGTAACAATACAGATGTTATTTGTTAGGAAAGGGGTATGAAGGTGGAACATTGTTTTTGTTTGAAGGCTAATAAGCAGGAAGCTGTTTCTGACTTTTGGGAGGGTTTTTCAGAAAAGGAGAAGGCGTTTCTGTTGAGCGAGGTTTCCAGTGGAAGCAAACACTATTCCAGTGGATGTTTTATTGATGAAGAAGAAACAGAAGAGCATATGATTTACTTGCAAAAGGGGCGGGTGACGGCAAAATGTTTGGTCTTTCTTACCCTTCTTTAATTACTGGCACCATTACTTTTCAGGTGTTGGAAGAAGCAGAAGTTTATTTTGTCAGTGTTGCCCGGATAAATTGGAGGCCATCATGTTAGAGGAAGCGCCATGATTTCTGAAAATTGATTTACTTTTTTGGTGTATATCCTTTTCATTTTTTTTATGTTAGAATGATGAGCTGAATTGCTTAAAAACCATCTGAAACTCTTAAAAAACAAGGTTTTTAAGTACTTTCTAAAGATTTCTAAAGGTAGAAATATCTGGAAAAGAGGCTCTAAACATGAGAAAAACACTTCCTTATATTGGAAAATATATGTCAAAATGGCTCATCGTTGCTACCTTTATGGGCTTTGGCGGTGGTATATCAGCGGTAGCTCTTAAACAAGCGATTCATTTAATGGAAGCTGGCAGTCTGTTCCTGCCACTTGCCTTTGCACCCGTCGTTGGCGGGATAATTCTATCAATCATCCTGCTTTGGGATCCCATTGCCGCCGGTTTTGGAAGCGATCACTACATTTACGAGGTCAATCATGACAAAAAATACCTGGCTGGAAAAACCATGTTAAGTAAACTTTTCTCAACAGCGGTTACGCTTGGATTTCGGGGAAGCGGAGGAGTCGAAGGGCCTATGTTGGTCATTGGTGGTAGTATTGGTGATATTTTTTCCCGTATCCCTATCTTAAATCGCTTTTACCATAAAGAAGACGAGAGAATTCTCACCATTTGCGGAGCAGCTGGTGGCATCGGTGCGATCTTTCATTCACCACTGGGCGGGGGCATTTTTGTGGTGGAAGTTCTCTATAAATCCTCCCTGCATTATGGCGATCTTTTTCCTGCTATTTTATCTTCTACCATGGGTTTTGTCATTTATGGTGTTTTTGCTGAATCCACGCCGCTGTTTTATGCACCTTCTTATTCACCAGATGTGATGAACGTCCACTGGTTTATCCTTACAGGAATACTGGCCGGAGTGGTTTCTCTTCTCTTTATGACCTCTTTTGGTGTTATCCAAAAATTATTTGCAAAACTTCCCCGCAGAGGGATACATCCCATTCTTGGTGGGATTTTAACGGGAGCTCTGCTTTTTTATTTGCCTGACGTTGGTGGAACCGGCACCCATATGATCCAAAGGATGATCAACGGAAGCTTTCCCATGGCTTTTTTGCTCTTGCTGCTGGCAGGAAAAGTCTTCGCTACTTCTTTTACCGTAGCCTCTGGCGGTAGTGCAGGATTAGTCATTCCTTCCTTATTTCTTGGTGCCATCACTGGTAATCTGCTTTCTTCTGTTTTGGTCGCTGATGCCGGTCTTAATGCCTCTTTGGTGATTGCCGGTATGGCTGCCAGTTTAGCCAGTGTTGCCAATGTTCCTGTAGCGGCCGCCATCATGCTGATCGAAATGGTCGGCCTGCAGCTAGGCGTTCCTGCTACTTTGGGCAGTATTGTCGGTTATGCTATTGGTCATAGCCGGGTTATTTACGGGGTCACTCACCCTGATCAATGGCAGTTTGAAGAAACGATTAAATGGCGCAGCATCGATGCTACATCTGATTGTCACTAATCATCAAAGACTCTCTTTTCTGACTCATCATTTACCCTGGTAACGCCCTTATATCACACAAAATAAGAAGTGGCATTTAACAAGACTTGAATTGTTTTCAATTTTTCTGAAGTCATGTTAGGTGCCATTTTTTATCCGATAACATTTTATTAAAATATAAAAAACCCTTGACAAACCAGAGAAAAACACCCATACTATGTTTTGTGATTGATAATGATTATCAAGCTCATTTATCCGAGTTGGTAATTTTATATTCCATTCCACGAAGGAGGTGCCTGAAGCGTTTTGTTCGAAGGAAAAATCGTTTGTTATATAACGAACGATCACATCATTTACCAAGCACAAGGAGGAATCATAATGTCCAAAGTATCTTTTAGCAAAAATACCACAAGAGTCCTTATCATCGCTTTGCTTTTAATGGTGGTTCTTTTAGCTTTTTCACCGACCGTCGCTGCTGCGGAAGCAGCCGTACTCGAAAGACAGCTTGAACTACAAGAAGAATTTAGGTTTTGGGAGGTTCGTACTGAACTGCACCGGATTCATCACCACTTGGAACATGTTCCTTATGCATCTTACGCTATTGTAGGGATTTTTTTAGTACAGCTAGGCATGCTGGGCATAAAAATCAAAGAAATGGTGGATAAGAAGAAAGAAAAGAAGTAAACATCTGTAAATAACAAAAATTTCAAATCCGCAGGGTTTCCCCTGCGGATTCTTTATATCTGTTTTCAGCCGAAAACGCTTGTCTCTATAGGTGGGAGAGGTTCATTCCTATTAAAGAAATAGTGATCCGATGCGCATAACGACGCCTCCGATAAGAAAAGCAAATGTGCTGGTAAAGAGCAGGATTAATGCCGTTATCTTCAGGTTGAATTCTCTGGCCAGGGTGGCAAGAATCGCTACGCAAGGAACATACAGCAAGCCAACTACAGCTGCAGTGAAAAGTTGCAACATGGTAAGGTCCATATCAACCAGCGGTACCACGGTCAGTTCCCGACGAAGAATGCCAAGAATTAAAGGTACCGATGCCTCTGCCGGCAATCCCAGCCAACCAACTACCAACGGACTAAAAAACTCTCCGATACGTTCCATAATGCCCGATTCATAAAACACAGCCGCAACACCCACAATAGCCATCATGGGCAAAGCACCTTCACTGATATAATTCTTCACTTTTGACCATACTTTACTGACGATGACTTCACCTCTCGGAAGCAGCAGTTCCGGAATTTCCAGGATAGTATGAGGGCGATTGCCAGGTAATATCTTAAAAACAACCATCCCAGCAAAAAATACTACAAAGAAGGAAAAGATAAAAATCATCAGCAAGCCTATAATAGACCGTTCCGCCAATAAGGAGGTAAAGGCACCGGTCTGAGCCACGCAGGGAATCCCAAAACATACCATGGTAGCCACGGTAAGGCGTTCTTTCTGACTGCTCAGCTGCCTAGTAGCCATAATGGCAGGTATTCCACAACCGTAACCCAAGAGCAGAGGAACCATACTGGAACCTGGCAGGCCTAGTTTGTTCAATAAACCGTCCAACAAGGCACCCAGTCTTGGAAGGTAACCACAATCTTCCATCAAACTTAAGGCCAGGTAAAATGAAATCACATAGGGCAACACTAATGTAAATGGCCATTCCAAACCTTTAACAAAGATCCCATATTCTCCGATTAATACTTCTAAAATAAATCCTTGAGGAACAAAGCCTTCAATCACCTGGCTGATCCCAGGTATGATGATGTTTCTGAATAGGGGCAATAGCAAGTATCGTCGGAGACTCATCCCAAACCCTACCACAATTCCAAAAACAATCATTAAAATGATTCCTGCCAGAGGCAGGCCAGGCCATGGCCTTACCAATCGCTCTCCCCATATTTCTCTTGTGGACTTTCGAGGAGTCTCTGGCTTGGTTTTCACTTCTAAGGTAATTGCTTCCGCCTTTTTCCAAAGTTCTTCCCGGTATTCATGAGAAACAGCCGAAGCATCACTGGTTTTCTTTTCGGTTTTTCCTGTAAAAAGCATTTGAGTTAATGCTTCTTTAACCACATCAATTCCAGCTTTATCTATCGCAACAGTTGGAATAACAGGAACACCTAGTCTCTTTGAAAGTAGTTCCACATCTATTTTTTCCCCACGATCCTTAATCAGATCCATCCGATTCAGCACCACAATGGTAGGTATTTGGTATTCCATCACTTGAAAAAACAGATATAAGCTGCTTTCCAGATTATGAGCATCAATCATGCTAATCACGCCATCAGGTCGTTCGTCTATTTTAAAATCTTGAACGCCACCTTCTTCATGACAATGACTAATTTTTTTAGAACTAATACGCCCCTGAAGCATTTCCACCGCTACCCGTTCAGCCTCGTTATTGATTTCCAGGGTATAGGTTCCGGGAACATCAATAAGATTAGCTCTGTGTTCACCCAGCTTCATTTCCCCTGCCGTAAATTCCACCGTAGTTCCCACGTAATTGGCGACACTGATGTTCAAACCCGTGAGGTTGTTAAACATCACGCTTTTCCCAATATTAGGCTGACCGATCATAAGTATGTTCAATTTGTCTTCTTGACTAGTCTTCAACCTGCATCACCTGCTTTGAGTTATTTGAGTTGCTTAACTGTTCTCCAGATTTTGCCTTATTGATATAATAAATAGTCACACATCCAGATATCGCTAATGGAATCCAAAAGGTGATCACCCGTGTTGTCAGTGCAATCGAAAACGCTTCATAAGAAGCGATCCCTTCAGAAGATAACACCAGTGCCATGGTTCCCTCAAAGGTGGCAAGACCTCCCGGAAGCAACGGTATCATACTCACCAGATAAGCCGTATAGGTTGAGATGATCACCACTACCTGATTTAGGTTATATCCCAGCATTTTAGCTACCAGGTATACTTTTACGGGGTAAAGTGCCCAAACAACAAAGGCAATGCCAAACAGCAAGGCCCTTTTACGAGAGTCTTCAATAATGGTTTTAGCGTGTTGTGAGGTTTCCATCATAAAGTAATAGGCTTTTTTCATCTTCCCGAAAATTTTTATCAGAAAAGGCGGATAAGTTCTCCTACCTTTGAAAGCTGTCTTTTCTGCCACACGCATATGAATTCCCTGTAAATTAAATAAAAGAAAAAAAATTCCCAAAAACAATAAAAATCCTAAAAAGGCTAAATAAACAAAGAGTGGCAGTTCTATGCTAAAAAAAGCCACTATCAAAGTCGCTAGGCTAATCAGCAAAAAAGGCATCATGGAAAAAAACTTACTTAAAAAGGTAATTGCCGTCAGCTGTGCATATTCCAAACCGGTTTCCTTTTGCATTAAATATACCTTTAGGGCTTCTCCACCCAGCTTTACGGACGGCGTAACGCTTTCTACAAAAGATCCCGCAAGGTTAATGCCGAAAATGCTTCCAAGAGAAACCTTGGGAGATTTCTGCTTTAGAAGGTAATGCAACAAATAGCTGGTAGCAAAAAGGGTTCCCAGTTGCAGCATTGTCAAAGATAAAAGCTGTAAGAAAGTAATACGACTCATTACTGCGTATACGTCCTCCCAGCCTAGAAACAACATAAGGACAAAACACAAGACCACCCCTAGCATCAGCAATAAGGTTTTTTTCAACTTATTCCGCCCCCTCTTTGCTGTGAGGATTCCTTGGAAGAAATAACAAACAAAAAAGATTTTTTGAAGGTTTTCATGTTTTGAATCACCTTCCCATGAGCTTCATCCAGATTATACAAGCTACCATACTCCTTTCTGTATTCTTCCACCGGTTGCCGAAAGACAACTCTTCCGCCATCACTGCCAGCTGTCTTAAGGTTTTTCAGCATTTGTTCTTTATTCTTTATGTGCAGGGCAATAAGCGCTACGGTAAAAGGCGGCAGATTTTCCGGCGAACCATCCCCGACTCGTATTTCTATGTTTTTATCAAGACCGTATTTTTTCAAATAGTGCATCGCCATGCGGACAGCTTCCGGATCTTTATCTAAGGCAATCACCTTTGCTCCTGTCAGTTGAACGATATGCAATGCCGTAAAGGGGATCGCTCCACAGCCAATATTAAGAACTATGTCTTCTCCTGTGATATGGGCTAATGCCACTTCTTTTTTCACCACATGCTTGTACAAACGATGATAAAGCCAAAAAGCAGGATAAAATCGACATGCTGTTTTTTCCAATGATTTAAAGAACTTCTTCACAAAATAACCTCCGGTTCCTGTACGGAATTTTCTTCTCAAACAGGAAAACATCAATACACATTGAAAAGTCAACATATATTGATGTAACTATGTGTGTTTATTTATTTATTTCGTTTTTTACCGCTAATACAATAAAAGAGTGCTTCAATACTCCACTTGAATCGTCTGTGCAACTTCCTGACCTAAGGCAATGTTTCTACCATCAATACAACAGAGAATAGGCCCATTCAGTATCCCTTTGGCCATTACGGTAACCGTCTTATTGATTCTAAATCCCAAAGAAGCTAAATAAGAATTTGACGGTACCTTTACAATGGTACACTGCTCGCCACATGCCAGCTGTCTTAATGAGCGACCGGAGCAGGGTTTGTTTTGATTAGGTTCGTGATTTGTTTCACAGCATTTGCTGGTAGTTTTCATCATACGAAGCCACTTCCTTCCTTTGTTATGCCCTTTAGAAAAACTCGCCGGTTTATCGATAATGATTTTCAATAGTGTCATTTTTATTGTAGAGCAAGATGAGTTATCTGTCAAGAAACCCCTTTCAGCATTTAAAAAGCTGAGCAATATCATAGGCTTACAAAAGACCGTTTACTTTTTATAAGAGATATGCTATTCTAAAAATATAAATGCAAATGAATTGCAATTGACACCATTTTATAGCAATATCCATTGTCTGTAAAATATCCATTGATCGTAAGAAAAGAATAGAAGGTGATTGCTGTGTCCCTGCATATAAATGGAAAAAAGATTTTTCAAGGATTGTTCATTCTTGTTCTATCCTCTGCCATTTTTTTCAACATAAGAAATCCAATAGATCTATTTCACTGGTCACAAAGCAACTATAAAAGTTTATCCCATTTTGTTGATCAGCATCTCTTGTTAGCAATGCTTATTTTTTTCTTGGTACGATTTTTCTTTGCAGTTGTCTCTATTCCAGGAACCGGAGTGCTAACACTCTTAGCTGGTGCTCTTTTTGGATTTTATATTGGATCTTTGCTGGTGTTGCTAGCTGTCAGCTCAGGTGTCTTAGTCGCCTTTTTGCTGACACGATATTTTTTCAAAGAGCCCTTGAAGCATCAATTCAGAAAACAGTTCCAATATATTGACACATTAGGTCTTCGTTATGGCAGCAGCTTACTATTTTTCCTGCGGCTATCGGAATTTACTCCTTCTGTGGTGATCAATTCTTTTTTCGCCCTCACTCCTATGAAAGCTAGCACTTACTTCCGGGTGAGTTTGATAAGCATTGTGCCCGGAGTACTTTTATTTACCAATGCTGGCTTGCAGCTTTCAGAGATACAGCAGCCATCAGATTTTTTTAATATCAATATCCTAATCACTTTAGTGGTTATAGGCCTTCTTCCTATTCTTTGTGAATATATTTATTTAAGGCATCAACATGACCCGGAGTAAGAGAATCCTAAAAAGAAAACGCCTTGCCGTAACATCAGAAAAGATGTGCGCAAGGCGTTTCTTTCGTTTTCTTTGAGCGTCAACCTTAAATCTCTTTCATGACGGAATCATAGAGAAATCGGTTTGTAAATCCGTAGAAAATACTGATTATAATACAGGAAAAAGCCAGCCACATAAAGGGTAAATATTCTAACGTAGAAACCCCTAAGATTCCGGCCATGTATACACCATTATCACTCCATGGCACCATACCCGATGTTAAGGTAGAACCAAACTCGGAATTTCTCGAAAGTACGCGGCGATCCAGCCCTAGTTCATCTATTTTTTCACTCATAATTTTAGGTGTCAAAATTAAGGCAACGTACATACCACTTCCAAAGAAATTTCCAAAAAAACCGGTAATAATGGTTGCCACCGAAGCCGTTCCCGCATTTGTCACCCATTTATCCAGCAATACTCTTGTTAGCTTTTTCAAGACTCCAATTTCTCCTAATAGTCCTCCAAAGCCTAGTCCAAAGATAATAATGGCAAGAGAGCCCAGCATCGACGCCATGCCGCCGCGACTAAGAATATTATCAATAAATTCAAGGCCTGTATCTTGTGGAATTTGTGCCCAAGCCGTTGTCAGAGCTACCGTTGCCGGCAACCCTTGAAAGATAACGCCCCACACAATCCCTAAAAATGCACCGAAAGCAATGACCGGAATGGCCGGTTTTTTCATCACCAGTAGCGTGATAATCAGAGCCATCGGAATCAATGAAAAGAGATTCACATTAAAGATGGTACTAATCGATCCCATAACGGTTTCCACTTGAGCTAAATCGGCAGCACCATCGCTATAACGAAATCCTACAATGGTAAACGCAATGGATGTGATCACATAGGCAGGTACTGTAACAGGAACCATGGCTTTCACGTGATCAATAACGTCTACATTCGACATGGTTGCTGTCAGAATGGTACTGTCTGACACTGGCGAAAGTTTGTCTCCAAAGTAAGCACCGGAAAGTACGGCACCAGCGGTTAAAGCTGGGGGCATTCCCAGACCAGCACCAATACCCATCATAGCAATTCCGGCGGTTCCAGCGGATCCCCAGGACGTGCCTGTCGTCAGAGAAGTAATGGATGTGATTAACAGCGTCGCCAATAAGAAAATGGACGGATGAATGGTTTGAAGTCCATAGTAAATGAAACTGGGTACAATACCACCTGAAATCCAGGTACCTATCAGTGCTCCCACTGTCAGCAAAATCAAAATGGCGTTCATTCCATTAGCAATCCCTTTGATGGCCGCTTTTTCCATATCAATATACGCCATCCCCATGGATTTCCCAACGGCAAACGCTAAGAACCAGCCACCAAAAAGAGCCAGTTGAACACCGATTCCAGAAGAAATAAATATAAAGGCCAATGCTAAAAATCCACCCAACACAAACAACACTTGCCACATTTTAGGTAACATTTCATTTTTTTCTGTCATTTTCCTCCCCCTTCACCTTGTATCTTAACCCTTTCTCTTTTACCTTTGTTCTGATACCATCCATCCTATGGGCTGCCACCAAAACCGGTTTTCTTCATAAGATCCTCCTCTCACCCTTGCCTGCCCTTACGCTGTTCAGGATCAATTCACGCAAGATACTTTATCAGATGACTACTACGGATAAAGCATTCTGCTTATAGAATATGCAAATCTTATGCCAGTTCAGAATATTTTCCAATAACCTGCTTTTCCAATACTTTAGCTATAAAAAACAGGAGTATCCTTAAAGGACACTCCTGCTAGTAGGAAATTTTTTGCCACATTCTCGGGAAATTTTTTGCCATATAGGAAATTTTTTGCCTATATGCCTCTCTCCGACTTATTTTAACCCATACTCTGTGATTTATTTCAAACCATACTCTGTGATTTTATTGAATAGCTGTCTTCGACTAACATGAAGTTTTTTTGCTGCTTCGGAAATATTCTGATTGCAAAGCATCAACACTTCTTCAATGTAACGGGCTTCAAATTCTTTTCTGACATCTTTTAGTGGTTTGATGATACTGGATGTTGTCTTCATCTTTGCTTCATCATTTCTTCGAACTTCGGGTAATTCAGCTTCTTTAATAACGCCTTCCGTTGATAAAACAACCAGTCGCTCTACTATATTTTTCAATTCCCGGATATTTCCCGGATAAGGATAGGTAAGCAAAAAATCCATCACGCCCGCTTCAATCCGGTGGATTTTCTTTTTCATTTCCTTTTCTGATGCCCGCACAAAATAGTTGATCAGATCAGGAATATCTTCTTTTCGATCTCTTAAGGGTGGAATTTCAATCGTAATGGAGCTAATGCGAAAAAAGAGGTCTTCCCGAAAAAGTCCTTCTTCAACGGCTTTGTGAAGATCCCGGTTGGTTGCACAGATCAAGCGAAAATCAACATCAATTCCTTTGTTACTGCCAATTCTTTCAATTTTTCTTGTTTCAATGGCTCTTAACAGTTTTGCCTGGGTGTTCAAGGAAAGTTCACCGATTTCATCTAAGAATAACGTGCCACCATGAGCCGCCTCAAACCTTCCTTTTCGTCTTTCGATGGCCCCTGTAAAGGAACCTTTTTCATGTCCAAAAAGCTCTGATTCCAGCATGTTTTCAGAAAGAGCATGGCAACTTACCGCCATAGAGCCATGATTTTTTCGTTTGCTGCAATGATGAATATGATCAGCCATTACTTCTTTCCCCACACCGGATTCGCCTAAAATCAGAATGTTAATATTGCTCTCTGCCGCTTTTTCAGCCATTTCTACTACTTTTTGAAACTTTTTATTTTTTGTATTGGCCATGCATTTAATGGATGGTCGCAAACTTCTCAGCATTTCATTTTCACTTTCTAAGGAAGCAAATCGCTCGATTTTTTGAATTTCTATCAGTAAGGCTTCTGTATCATGACCTTTGATAAAATAGGTGAAAGCTCCCTTTTTCATTGCTTCCACGGCGTTTTGAATGGTTCCATAGCCTGTAACCATGATCACTTCTGTATCACGATAATTCGCTTTAATCTGCTCCAGTAGTTCCATACCGTTAACTTCGTCCATCATCAGGTCTGTTAATACAAGATGATAGTTTTTCCTCTTTAGCTTTTCCAAGGCTTCTTTTCCATTGGCAGCCGTATCAGTTTCATATCCTTTTTTTTCCAGGATTGTCTGCAGCACTTCTCTGTATGCTTCTTCATCGTCTACAATCAGTACCTTTAACATCTTACGCTGATTCATTTCCATCCTCGCCTCCTTCCAGCGGCAGACTGATCCGGAAGGTAGTACCTTCTCCAGGGATGCTTTCTACCTGTATCTTTCCTGCCAGCTTTTTCACTTCATTGTACACAATATATAGTCCGAGACCCGTTCCTTTCCCCATGGCTTTGGTGGTAAAAAAAGGATTGAATATTTTTTCCTGATTTTCTGCTTCAATCCCAATACCGGTATCGGAACAGGATAGAAGCAACCTATCTTGCTGTTTTTCACAGCCAATGGTTAGTCTTCCTCCTTCAGGCATTGCATCAATAGCATTGGAAATCAAATTAATCAGTATGTGTTTCATTGCTTCCTGATTAATATAACACTGGCTGTCTACCTTACAAATAACTTCTTTCCGGATATTTTTG is drawn from Tindallia magadiensis and contains these coding sequences:
- a CDS encoding sigma-54-dependent transcriptional regulator — translated: MEMNQRKMLKVLIVDDEEAYREVLQTILEKKGYETDTAANGKEALEKLKRKNYHLVLTDLMMDEVNGMELLEQIKANYRDTEVIMVTGYGTIQNAVEAMKKGAFTYFIKGHDTEALLIEIQKIERFASLESENEMLRSLRPSIKCMANTKNKKFQKVVEMAEKAAESNINILILGESGVGKEVMADHIHHCSKRKNHGSMAVSCHALSENMLESELFGHEKGSFTGAIERRKGRFEAAHGGTLFLDEIGELSLNTQAKLLRAIETRKIERIGSNKGIDVDFRLICATNRDLHKAVEEGLFREDLFFRISSITIEIPPLRDRKEDIPDLINYFVRASEKEMKKKIHRIEAGVMDFLLTYPYPGNIRELKNIVERLVVLSTEGVIKEAELPEVRRNDEAKMKTTSSIIKPLKDVRKEFEARYIEEVLMLCNQNISEAAKKLHVSRRQLFNKITEYGLK
- a CDS encoding FeoA family protein; its protein translation is MMKTTSKCCETNHEPNQNKPCSGRSLRQLACGEQCTIVKVPSNSYLASLGFRINKTVTVMAKGILNGPILCCIDGRNIALGQEVAQTIQVEY
- the nhaC gene encoding Na+/H+ antiporter NhaC, with amino-acid sequence MTEKNEMLPKMWQVLFVLGGFLALAFIFISSGIGVQLALFGGWFLAFAVGKSMGMAYIDMEKAAIKGIANGMNAILILLTVGALIGTWISGGIVPSFIYYGLQTIHPSIFLLATLLITSITSLTTGTSWGSAGTAGIAMMGIGAGLGMPPALTAGAVLSGAYFGDKLSPVSDSTILTATMSNVDVIDHVKAMVPVTVPAYVITSIAFTIVGFRYSDGAADLAQVETVMGSISTIFNVNLFSLIPMALIITLLVMKKPAIPVIAFGAFLGIVWGVIFQGLPATVALTTAWAQIPQDTGLEFIDNILSRGGMASMLGSLAIIIFGLGFGGLLGEIGVLKKLTRVLLDKWVTNAGTASVATIITGFFGNFFGSGMYVALILTPKIMSEKIDELGLDRRVLSRNSEFGSTLTSGMVPWSDNGVYMAGILGVSTLEYLPFMWLAFSCIIISIFYGFTNRFLYDSVMKEI
- a CDS encoding TVP38/TMEM64 family protein; translation: MSLHINGKKIFQGLFILVLSSAIFFNIRNPIDLFHWSQSNYKSLSHFVDQHLLLAMLIFFLVRFFFAVVSIPGTGVLTLLAGALFGFYIGSLLVLLAVSSGVLVAFLLTRYFFKEPLKHQFRKQFQYIDTLGLRYGSSLLFFLRLSEFTPSVVINSFFALTPMKASTYFRVSLISIVPGVLLFTNAGLQLSEIQQPSDFFNINILITLVVIGLLPILCEYIYLRHQHDPE